The region ACGATTGGGCATTTTGGAAGCAAGAATTGTTGGCTTACGATTTCACAATGCAAGACCCAGTGAGCGAATTGTTGCTGGTAGAAAGCTGGGACGATGAAGAATGATGATTCATCCCAGGCAGTTTTTTAAGGCATGGATCAATTCTTTTGCAGTTTGATAACGGTTTGCTGGATCAAGTTCTGTAGTACGCCAGATTACAAGCTGTAACCTGCGAGAAAGCCCTTCGATCTTGTCTAATCCTAATCGATTGGATGAGTGTTCTTGTCGCTGTAACCGCAGGGGACTCATTCCAGTTAGCAGGAAAATTAAACTTGGACCAATTGAGTACAAGTCAGACTGTATCACTGGACGCCCTTGCACTTGCTCAGGTGCGCTGTAACCTTCTGCACCAATACGAGTACCAGGAGCAAGTCCGGCTGCTTTCACAGCACCAAAATCCAGGACAACAATACGCTTATCTACATTACGAACCAGCAGATTGCCAGGTTTAATGTCTCGATGAATGATTGGGGTAGGGCGGTTGTGCAAGTACTCTAGCACTTCACAGGTTTGAATCATCCAGGTGATCGCCTGCTCCATTGGCACAGGTCCCTGCTGACGTACCTGCTTTTCTAGATCACGACCGTGAATTAGCTCCATCACCAGATACTTTTTGTCATTTTCTATAAAAAAGTCGTAATACTGGGGAATACCAGGATGGTTGAGTGTCTTTAATGTCCTTGCTTCCCGCTCAAACAGTTCTTGAGCTTTGGGAATACGGGCGATATCGGTATTCATTTCTTTTAAGACCTGCAATTTGCCTGGTGGTACTCCAGACGAATCAGCCCTTTCTGTCGGGTTCCATACGAGATAAGTCGTACCCATCCCGCCGCGTCCTAAAACCCGCAAAATTTGGTACTCACGGACTGTTTTCTCTACCCGAATCGGTTGCCCACAGTGGATGCAAAACAAATTATCGGGTGGATTTCCCATATGGGTACAGCAGGTAGGAGCGATAGATTGAATTGGATCTAGAGGCGTTGAAGAGGCTGCAACATGTTGAGTGGGAGTGGAAATTGCAAGCGGCGATCGCCTATTCAACTGAAATCGCAAAATAGGTCCATCCTGAGCTAGTTGAATCAAGGTATCGTCTTCTAAGAGACTTTGGGCGATCGCTTCCCCATTAACGAATGTGCCATTAGCACTGTGATTAATTAACTGCCAGGCTTGAACAGGGTCCTGACTTCCTGCCCGTCTAGGTAACTCCACCCTCCGCAATTCCGCATGAAACCGCGAAACAATAGGATTGTTGAGAATGACATGATTTTCTGGAGCACGTCCAAGCCGAATTGGGGTTTGTTGCTCAAAGCGCCAGTGCCGCAGCGGTTTTGATTCTTGAGGATGCAGAAGGGTGAGCGTAACCATTGGAGGCAACAGCCAGGTGGATGAGGGCATGCATCCATTAAACACGGGTTTAAGCCATTGCGGATTTATCGGAGATGTTCCAGGCTGGGACGCACTTTAGCACGAATGGCGATCGCGGTCACGTTATCATGCCCATTGTATTGATTCGCTAGCTCAATCAGCTCACTCACACCCTTATCAAGATTGGTTTGCGAGCTAAGTAGTGGTTGAACATGGCTTTCCCAATGCTTTTCCAAGAGATCATTATCTGATAAGCCATCGGAGCAAAGCAGCAGCAACATATCCTCGCTCAGTTCAAAAAACTGAATATCAGGTTTGACAAAGTGTTCATCCCTTGGTCCAAGTGCCTGAGTGAGCTGGTAAGCATCGGGGCGAGAATACGCGGCTTGGGGATCAATCCCTCGCTGAATTTCCCGTTGCCCTACTTCGTGGTCTGTCGTGACTTGTTCTAATCCACGTTTGCGAGTGAAGCGATAAAGACGGCTATCTCCGACGTGGGCAACTGCCACATCCGTGTCATAAATCAGCACAACTACGAGAGTCGTCCCCATGCGTCCACTGCCCGATCGCGCATGCTGCTGATTGACATCGAAAATCGCTTTATTAGCGTGCAACACGGCTTCTGTTATCGTAGCAGCGTCGGGCATTTCATCGTTGCCAGTTCCAGGAAAGGGATTTTGCTGCCACTTTTCTTTGAAGTAATTGCGAATAGTATCTACTGCCAATGCACTGGCAACTTCCCCGC is a window of Leptolyngbyaceae cyanobacterium JSC-12 DNA encoding:
- a CDS encoding protein kinase domain with FHA domain (IMG reference gene:2510096964~PFAM: Protein kinase domain; FHA domain), producing MVTLTLLHPQESKPLRHWRFEQQTPIRLGRAPENHVILNNPIVSRFHAELRRVELPRRAGSQDPVQAWQLINHSANGTFVNGEAIAQSLLEDDTLIQLAQDGPILRFQLNRRSPLAISTPTQHVAASSTPLDPIQSIAPTCCTHMGNPPDNLFCIHCGQPIRVEKTVREYQILRVLGRGGMGTTYLVWNPTERADSSGVPPGKLQVLKEMNTDIARIPKAQELFEREARTLKTLNHPGIPQYYDFFIENDKKYLVMELIHGRDLEKQVRQQGPVPMEQAITWMIQTCEVLEYLHNRPTPIIHRDIKPGNLLVRNVDKRIVVLDFGAVKAAGLAPGTRIGAEGYSAPEQVQGRPVIQSDLYSIGPSLIFLLTGMSPLRLQRQEHSSNRLGLDKIEGLSRRLQLVIWRTTELDPANRYQTAKELIHALKNCLG